The sequence AAGCAAAGTACTTTGTATCTAAAGACCAACGGTTTCTTCTGAGTATCCATCAACAATTTTCTCATCCCCAAGCTGCATTCCAGCTCCAGCGGCAGTAACACTCCCCTCCGGCGACGGACCAAGGAcgagataaatattttatgtggCAGTGAGGCACACGATCGATAACGATACCAACTCACCTACAGGCCTCAACATCTCAGCGATTATCTCCCAGCACCACCCATGTAGTGGGAGGTTCCAGATGAGGATCCACTGTCTCTCACCATCAGCTTGTCCATGGAACTAGGCATAAAGAACATGGGCCATCCTTGGTCGCTGCTCGAAAAGTTTCCAGCTTCCAATCTTGTTTAACCTCCTCTCGGCTAGCCAACGGCACCAGAAAGTTGCACTCGTTAAGCGGGGTAATCGGACCGGCCAATGGACGATCAATGATGGAAGGTACAATCTCCAGTATACTAGATTCATTCATAAACCCATCTACAAGGGAGAGCATCGCCACCTTGGCAAGCTCATCCCTCAACTTTGCTATCTCAGGTGACAGAGAGAAAGATACCGACGCTCGGGATATACAATAAACTGTGGAGCACATGCACTGTACCCTCACGGTTGCCATCCGAACCCCCCGAGATGATGTTACATAACCAACCATCTTTTATTACATAATCCAAAATATGATTTTCTAAAAGCCAAGACATTGATGGAATCTCAAGCTAATTTGGGAAGTGGTGTGTTTGCATATTTCCAGCTGAATTTTTCAGAACTTTCAAAAAAAGATCTAGAACCTGCTACCTCTTCTTCTGATACTGAATCAGAAATTTCTTTCAAGTCTTCCTCTGTCAGGTTTACTTCTAAAGCACCAATGTTACTATCCAGATTCTTGATTTTGGTTGTTCCTGATATtgtaagaaaaaagaaaaatgaaaattgtaACTAAGAACTACTAACTTTGGAAATTCATCAAATGCTTACCATGGATAGGAACAACATCATCCCCTTGATGAAGAACCCAAGCCAGAGCTAGTTGAGCAGTGCTGCATTGATGGTTCTTAGCCAAATTTTCAACTCTAACATATAGCGTTTTGTTCATCTCCAAGTTCTCCCCAGTGAACCTCGGATGTGAAACCTAAAATTCATTGACAAATACTCatttaaagataaaaactaTTATGAGGAATAGCATATGAATTAAGGCAGTGTTATTAAAGGGCAAGACTCTGAATATATAGCTTAACTTAATattaaacattgaaaaaaaacatcCTAATATATCTAACCTTATATAAACCAAATTCTCTCCCATGAATCAGAGATAACTTGTACATAGAAATATTACATACCAAGATTGTGTTTTCAGAACTATTTTCTACAAATGCATGTCCACCAAAAAAATCCCCGGCCAAGTGGACTGTATGGTATTATGCCAATTCCAAGTTCTCTGCACATATTTTATGAAGAGAAATTCATGTTAAGAATCTCAAAAAatattgagagaaagagaaacctttgaaattaaattaccCCAACTTGGATACCTACTTGTATAACCATTACTACAGTTAAACATTAGCTTGAATCTTAATCACATAAAGAAATCGAAAAAAGACCAAGTGcttcaaaagaaatgaagaatgtCATGATAGGTCGGGCACCTCCAATCCCAGTGTTCCCAGCTTCACCCTTGGGATCATTGTCTTCTTGGACATATCTTCAGTGCAATGTATGCGAAGCTGGTGCAGTGTTGCTCTCGGGTTCTTGAATCAATGAATTTATAGGGCCTATGTGGGTCCCTCTACAAATCTGAGAAACTTAATCCTTTGACGTCACTACAGTCGAAAGTTGATACATGGATCCATGCCTTTGGTCTTCGGTCTTCTTCTGTATATCGTAAGTGTTGAAGTCATTTGAGGAATTCACGCCAATTTCAGCACATCACTAAAATAACATTAAACGTCATTTGAGACATGTTATGAGTTAAAGTGTAATGTATTTTgagtaataacaaaatataaatgttttacactatttgtgtactttcattacaaaatattttttgagttaattacacagtaaaaaagcttcatgtatcctcatcttcaaccctcttgatctttaaccataaattctccaaaatctgcaaaaacattaaacaaaatccaatcttattcaatcaaaatccaatcttgTATTTAGAATAACCAAATAAAACCTGCACACAAtacactaattttaaaaaaacttaattacaaatctaatattttcaaagggcaaaaaggtaaaaacaggcaagcaaagaaacaaacaatcTAATAATGTCAATCAATGCACTTATTGAACCCACAATACACTAATTTTATATGGCATTCACATTCAAAAGATAGTATCCTCCATTGGTAGCTTCTGAAATGACAAGATAGTTTTATATtccttgaaaatattataaacaattaaaaaaaataactaatcttATATTAGAACAACCTCAACCAGAGAAGTCAGCTAGAAgtcataacattaaaaaattattggctTTAGAAACTTGATAAACCAATAGTGTTTTTTGGGTTTGCATCTAATAGCTATGTTCCCTGCACACTGTCTAAAAACTTTTTCCAAGTGGTTACCAAGAAATACTACAGGATAATGATGCCTTGCAGTTAATTCAGTAATAATGTAAGTGACAATCTTCCATGAAATAAACTTGTGTGCATCCATCATGCTTACCATGTCAAAATCTTGTAAATTACAAGTGAAATAAACCTAATCTAAATACCTATCATGCAAATCAGCAAAGAAATCTGAAACATACATATTCCAATAAAAGCAAATTATTTATCCACTTACGTGCAACCATCGGGTAGTATCAGGATGATCAAAAAAGGGTTTTGCTCCTTTTGGTGTCTAGAAATCATCAAAAGATACTAGGTGATCCACAGCAGTGAAAGAATATATGATATCAAGCAACTATGAATATtccaattgcatttttttaatatatattaaagcaTGAAAACTAagtatttgaaaacaaacaatagcAATAATAAGAATACGAACAACAATAATAGTCATCATCGTCAACAACATCAATTAAGACAATTTGTAAACTCAAGCGGATGAGACAGACGAGAGaaggaaatgaaaatttttcaacaatcttcatcaaccaacaACCTTGGTCTACTTAACTCCccaggagaagaagaagaagaagatagaagcCTGTCGAAAGTATAGATTATTTCATGATTACAGTAGTTATCATATGGTATAATGTCTTTAAcccaaaaagaaacaactatgcTAAAGCACATATGTTGTTATAATCATATAACAAGACGCACTGATGGAGCACACTTGATAACAAAAAGTAGTCAAGTGAACATACAAATCATGTTGTATAGTGATGACGGTCACATGTCCCTGACCAGTAACCAaggataaaatatatttttcttgcatCAAAACATGATCACTAATTGTGGAGAATTGGTTTCATGCAATCATATACAGAAAACTTATccaatatgaaaattattggtATTTTGCAAAAATGGAAGGAAACGGCAAGAAAGTGAATACATTAACTGTAAGTCTGTAACGGAGAGGTCACTTATTTAAAGCACATAGGATGGTGTGTatacatttgtaaaaaaattaaaacatattttcaaatcaaaagacATATCTTgtgcaagatatatatatatataagcttatATATAAGCTAATAAACAATCTAATTTTGTAACAACTGAAtgcatcaaaaaaaaaaaaaatgagtatcattatcaagaccatattaaAAACCAAGGAGCAattcttgaaaatttaaaaagcaaGATATTGTCTTTCAAACCCTCGAGGAAACAATGAAATAATTTCCTTCAAAGTAACTCCTAATTCAACTAAAGTAGCAATTGCCTCCAAAGACATATGGACATTGCCTCACCGAAAGTATATAGATAAACATGACCAAATGCATCAAAGATGATAACCAACTCGAAAAAGAATAAACTCGGGATATTAAAATactacaacttaaaaaaattggaaataaaGTTCCATTTCTTCCTCGCATTACTTTGAACATAATATCTAAATCACAATATGGCAGTATTGGCATGAATCTTTTCATTAAGCCAAAGAAGAAGACTTCGACAACCTAACTCGATGAAACCTATCCTATGAATTTGAAAAGTACTTTTAGGTTTTATTGGTCTTTACACAGTTTCTGTTGGATACTAAAATGGTAAACAGGCATAAAATTTAGTCTACCTTAAGCATTCTTTGTAGCAGACAACTGCCGCCCGATTATGTCTAGAAATCCGATAAAGCTTCCCCATTGTTAGATGCATTCTCAGTGTTCTTACTTTGGATGGGATTCCTTCCATCTGCCAAGAGAAAAGGACTTAACAATGCTTTTGTTCAAGCAATGAATCAAGCAGATATAATTATCTAGATTTAAAATAAGGAGAAATCCAATGTCTTTAAATTATAATACTGAAACTATAGCAGCAAGAGCaaaccaaaaacataaattgttcattattttttttattgaattccATCCTGTAAATATATTCTATAGATGATAACCAATTATTAAGTATCTAGATCATTTTGCATCAGCAAAGGATCACATTTCTGTTTTTTATGCAGTGAAACTACCCAATAACATGGGACAAATTTTGGTTGAGATAAATTAGGAACATATCACAATGATTAATCATTAGAATCAAACTGAGCGTCTACCATCTCcaatatatgataaatatattttaaaaaattggtcCTCATATATTAAATGATTGATCTGAATCAAAATAGCTAAAGGTTTAGACTACACCATTAGAATGCATATTTTATACATGTACCAGCTAAATCTGGTTTCCTATATTGCTTCTTGGAATTATCCCTTGAAAAAAAACAGACAACCATGACCATCTATATGTTATGCTACAAACTATACGCATGAAAATTAACATAAAGACCAGAAAAGTCTTCTATAGGAGCCAAGCTTACAACACCTTCAAATGTCAAGCATTTTAAATGATATATGAATGATATGAAAATATCTATACGTCCACATGCAAAACAATTCAAGCATTAATTCTACTTAacttttagaagaaaaaaaatgtatttctCATGCGCGttcttattaaaatataaacgGAATAAAGAATTCATAGGAACAAATTGATGGGCAGTATATCAAATCAATTACCAAGAATATAATATTAGGTGCAAAcaataataagtaaaaaagaCAAAGTTAAAA comes from Dioscorea cayenensis subsp. rotundata cultivar TDr96_F1 chromosome 15, TDr96_F1_v2_PseudoChromosome.rev07_lg8_w22 25.fasta, whole genome shotgun sequence and encodes:
- the LOC120277655 gene encoding perakine reductase-like, which codes for MVPSFITSFSTASFQRTTLSSVSSKPVCYSSPLAESLLSSKCLGLCCAVFVVFLTMALQETLLLDLSFLCTHFIDEFLVSHPRFTGENLEMNKTLYVRVENLAKNHQCSTAQLALAWVLHQGDDVVPIHGTTKIKNLDSNIGALEVNLTEEDLKEISDSVSEEEVAGSRSFFESSEKFSWKYANTPLPKLA